From Triticum aestivum cultivar Chinese Spring chromosome 4A, IWGSC CS RefSeq v2.1, whole genome shotgun sequence, a single genomic window includes:
- the LOC123087521 gene encoding putative gamma-glutamylcyclotransferase At3g02910 yields MGAADEHPQHQPSPAPEGEAKRTLVFTYGTLKRGFSNHCLLQDLARAGDAAFVAAAATAEPLPLVCGPYRVPFLLNLPGEHGCQRVRGELYSVTPHGLARLDELEGVSRAHYERLPVSVVVDGGEGAAEEVVAYYAHRGYAAEMWARSGRRGHAEYSPAVAAGYVRRVDRPQHLTFLDQIRVFVSSQS; encoded by the coding sequence ATGggcgccgccgacgagcaccctcAGCATCAGCCGTCTCCGGCGCCGGAGGGGGAGGCGAAGAGGACGCTGGTGTTCACGTACGGCACGCTGAAGCGGGGCTTCTCCAACCACTGCCTGCTGCAGGACCTGGCGCGCGCGGGGGACGCGGCCTTCGTGGCCGCCGCCGCGACGGCCGAACCCCTCCCGCTCGTCTGCGGGCCCTACCGCGTCCCCTTCCTCCTCAACCTGCCCGGCGAGCACGGCTGCCAGCGCGTCCGCGGGGAGCTCTACTCCGTCACGCCGCACGGCCTCGCCCGGCTGGACGAGCTGGAGGGCGTCTCGCGGGCCCACTACGAGCGCCTCCCCGTCTCCGTCGTTGTCGATGGGGGGGAAGGCGCAGCGGAAGAGGTGGTGGCGTACTACGCGCACCGCGGGTACGCGGCGGAGATGTGGGCGCGGAGCGGGCGGAGGGGCCACGCCGAGTACTCGCCGGCGGTGGCCGCCGGGTACGTCCGCCGCGTGGACCGGCCGCAGCACCTCACCTTCCTCGACCAGATCCGCGTCTTCGTCTCCTCCCAGTCCTAG